The DNA sequence TGATAATGTATTTGTTATTATTTTTGACTTTAATAATAAATAAAAAGTTTCCATCAATCTAAAATTTAATTAATTTTCTGTCAATAGAGCATTTAATCAGTTCATAATTTTAGTATTTCAAGAACTCCTTTGCTCCTTGACCTTTTTATCTTAATGTAACTGTTTATGAATCAGAAGATTCCTATGGAAGCAAAAAAACTTAAGATGATCAATAGAGATTAATTGTTATATTTCTGAATTAAACTATGCAAGAATTTAGTGACTTTTTACGTCATAAATGTGCCTACGTGGCAACAGCAACCTTTAAACCGGGTAAATTTCCCGAAGCCCAGAAACTATTTGAAGAGGCGATCGCATCTTATTCTCAAGGATTTAAAGGGGCATACCTATTCCAAAAACCAAACACAGACGAGGGAATAGCCTTTATTCTTTGGGAAAAAATAGAAGATATGGAAGAAAACAAAAACGAAGTCCATAACCAAATTGTGGAACAAATGAAGCATTTATTTGCCACCCCTCCTCAAACCAGTTTTTATGATGTTTTAACAGAATTTTCTCCTTAATAAGAATTTACACTTGAAGGATAAAAAAAATAAACTGTTACAGTTCATAACAAAGATGCACAATAATGGGGATCTCAGTGGTAGCATTGCCTAGATAGTAAATATAATTTGTACAAAAGCAGTATCTCTATGAGCGAAACAATTCAACTTACAGGAACAATGCCTAAATTTGGCGGTAGCACTGGCGGTTTACTTTCTGCGGCTGACAGAGAAGAAAAATATGCCATCACTTGGACTAGCAAAAAAGAGCAAGTCTTTGAAATGCCCACTGGTGGAGCGGCTATCATGAATGAGGGTGAAAACTTATTATATTTTGCCCGTAAAGAACAGTGTTTAGCATTAGGTACTCAATTACGCACTAAATTTAAGCCCAAAATTGAAGACTATAAAATTTACCGTATTTATCCTACTGGCGAAACTCAATATCTTCATCCTGCAGATGGTGTTTTCCCTGAAAAAGTTAATGAAGGCAGAGAGTTTCACGGTAAAAAAGACAGAAATATTGGCAAAAATCCTGAACCTGTTACCCTCAAATTCTCTGGTAAAGCACCTTACGACGTATAGTTCTAGCTGTTAATTCCAGACTCAGGGGGATGGTAAGTAAGAGAAAAAGGAATCTTTATCCATACATCTTTTACAATTCCATCTCCTTTTTTATGATCAATTATTCATTAGACTTGTTGCAGAAGTTACCTGAGTTCGAGATAGAATTTTCGGTTTTGGAAAGGTGTCGGGTATTAGCTGTTCGGTATCGAGTTAAAGAATTGATAAAAAACACATCTTTATTGATTTTATTATTTTCAATCTTTAGATTAACTAAACAACTTGATTAGAAAATTAAACCTAAAACCTGCAACCGGCAACCTGAAACCTAACCATAGCAACAATTTTTAAATCGAACTGAGGTAAGTTGGGTAATTTGGGTAATAGGGAA is a window from the Cyanobacterium sp. Dongsha4 genome containing:
- a CDS encoding photosystem I reaction center subunit II PsaD gives rise to the protein MSETIQLTGTMPKFGGSTGGLLSAADREEKYAITWTSKKEQVFEMPTGGAAIMNEGENLLYFARKEQCLALGTQLRTKFKPKIEDYKIYRIYPTGETQYLHPADGVFPEKVNEGREFHGKKDRNIGKNPEPVTLKFSGKAPYDV
- a CDS encoding antibiotic biosynthesis monooxygenase: MQEFSDFLRHKCAYVATATFKPGKFPEAQKLFEEAIASYSQGFKGAYLFQKPNTDEGIAFILWEKIEDMEENKNEVHNQIVEQMKHLFATPPQTSFYDVLTEFSP